A section of the Brevundimonas sp. AJA228-03 genome encodes:
- a CDS encoding TetR/AcrR family transcriptional regulator, whose amino-acid sequence MHSHNAQASVLEVDDQRRQAIVREARRHFMANGYAATKIEPVARAATVSTATLYAYFPSKEHLFTAVIADASADFSAQMERVRVADGAARDQLILFATAYADFMGDPFVRAVFRLVMAERPRFRDVAQQFFDKGRTDFGRPLIAALSRLSERGQLGIDKPSWAAGQLMGMIEHPVFFMPLVTGDEVRATRSNAQIAEDAVQTFLARYGTRVQG is encoded by the coding sequence ATGCACTCACACAACGCCCAGGCCAGCGTCCTCGAAGTGGACGACCAGCGTCGCCAGGCAATCGTTCGCGAAGCGCGCCGCCACTTCATGGCCAACGGCTATGCGGCCACGAAGATCGAACCTGTAGCGCGGGCGGCGACCGTCTCGACGGCGACCCTGTACGCCTATTTCCCCTCGAAGGAGCACCTGTTCACGGCGGTCATAGCGGACGCCTCGGCCGACTTCTCGGCCCAGATGGAACGCGTCCGCGTCGCGGATGGCGCGGCGCGCGATCAGCTCATCCTTTTCGCCACCGCCTATGCCGACTTCATGGGTGATCCGTTTGTGCGAGCCGTTTTCCGACTTGTGATGGCGGAGCGGCCCCGCTTCCGCGACGTCGCCCAGCAGTTCTTCGACAAGGGACGCACCGATTTCGGCCGCCCCCTCATAGCCGCCCTGTCGCGCCTGTCAGAGCGCGGCCAGCTGGGGATCGACAAGCCGTCCTGGGCCGCCGGCCAGTTGATGGGAATGATCGAGCATCCGGTGTTCTTCATGCCCCTCGTCACGGGGGACGAGGTTCGGGCGACCCGATCCAATGCGCAGATCGCGGAAGATGCCGTGCAGACCTTCCTGGCCCGCTATGGCACCCGGGTTCAGGGCTGA
- a CDS encoding TIGR01244 family sulfur transferase, with product MTAFYQTLDAGTLVAPQIALDSLAAFADAGVVVVISHRPDNEDPGQPSADEMASAVAAAGMRFVHAPVRGLPDEAAVTATATAIAALEPQERVLMFCRSGTRSAMAWALAMRALDRSDAQTLREAAAAAGYDLSRLPL from the coding sequence ATGACCGCCTTCTACCAGACCCTGGACGCGGGGACCCTTGTCGCCCCGCAGATCGCCCTCGACAGTCTCGCGGCGTTCGCCGACGCGGGTGTCGTCGTCGTGATCAGCCATCGTCCGGATAATGAAGACCCCGGTCAACCTTCGGCCGACGAAATGGCCAGCGCTGTGGCGGCCGCAGGCATGCGGTTCGTCCATGCTCCCGTTCGGGGTCTTCCGGACGAGGCGGCGGTGACCGCGACTGCGACGGCCATTGCGGCTCTCGAGCCTCAGGAACGTGTCCTGATGTTCTGTCGCTCGGGCACCCGGTCCGCCATGGCCTGGGCGTTGGCCATGCGGGCGCTGGATCGGTCCGATGCGCAGACCTTGCGCGAAGCCGCCGCCGCAGCGGGCTATGACCTCAGCCGGCTGCCGCTCTAG
- a CDS encoding long-chain-fatty-acid--CoA ligase — MLGLMQDWPLTVDRILDHSKNWHSHRQVVTRSVEGPVVRTTYGDIHGRAKQVSNVLKEWGIKVGDRVATLAWNTGNHIEAWYGIMGIGAVCHTLNPRLFPEQLIYIINHAGDRIIFVDLTFVPLLEAILPHCPSVERVVVLTDAFHMPATKLPRAECYEAILAGVSQDCVWGDFDEQTACGLCYTSGTTGNPKGVLYSHRSNFIHTLLGMQSTVLGPSPKEVILPVVPMFHANAWGIAFAGPASGAKLVMPGARMDGASIYELIVSEGVTFSAAVPTVWQGLLAHLREHKLTIPTVKRVLIGGSAVPESLIRAFHDEFGIEVSQGWGMTETSPIGTMSILTPELDALPYDEGMKWRIKQGMPPLGVELKLKNYAGQEMPHDGTTYGRLMIKGPTIARAYFRDEGGDILDHEGFFDTGDVSTIDEHGFMQITDRAKDVIKSGGEWISSIEIENIAVGHPRVELAAVIGAAHPKWDERPVLIIKLKPGETQDKQEHLDFLVGKIAKWWMPDDVVFVDDIPLGATGKIDKKNLREQLKDYRLPTSVEPARV, encoded by the coding sequence ATGCTGGGATTGATGCAGGACTGGCCGCTGACGGTCGACCGGATCCTTGACCACTCGAAGAACTGGCACAGCCATCGCCAGGTCGTGACCCGATCGGTGGAGGGGCCGGTCGTGCGGACGACCTATGGCGATATCCATGGTCGGGCCAAGCAGGTTTCCAACGTGCTCAAGGAATGGGGCATCAAGGTCGGTGACCGGGTCGCGACCCTGGCCTGGAACACCGGCAACCACATCGAGGCCTGGTACGGCATCATGGGGATCGGGGCGGTGTGCCATACACTGAACCCGCGCCTGTTTCCCGAGCAATTGATCTACATCATCAACCACGCCGGCGACCGGATCATTTTCGTCGATCTGACGTTCGTGCCGCTGCTGGAAGCGATCCTGCCGCATTGTCCCAGCGTCGAGCGGGTCGTGGTGCTGACCGACGCATTTCACATGCCGGCGACGAAACTGCCCAGGGCGGAATGCTATGAGGCGATCCTGGCGGGCGTGTCGCAGGACTGCGTCTGGGGCGATTTCGACGAGCAGACCGCCTGCGGACTTTGCTACACCTCGGGGACGACGGGAAACCCGAAAGGGGTGCTGTATTCGCACCGGTCGAACTTCATCCACACCCTGCTGGGCATGCAGTCCACGGTGCTGGGGCCGTCGCCGAAGGAAGTCATCCTGCCGGTCGTGCCGATGTTCCACGCCAATGCCTGGGGCATTGCCTTCGCGGGACCGGCGTCGGGGGCCAAGCTGGTCATGCCGGGGGCCAGGATGGACGGCGCCTCCATCTATGAGCTGATCGTGTCGGAAGGCGTGACCTTCTCGGCCGCCGTGCCCACCGTCTGGCAGGGGCTGCTGGCCCACCTGCGCGAGCACAAGCTGACGATCCCGACGGTCAAGCGGGTGCTGATCGGCGGCTCGGCCGTGCCGGAGAGCCTGATCCGTGCCTTCCACGACGAGTTCGGCATCGAGGTCTCGCAGGGCTGGGGCATGACCGAGACCTCGCCCATCGGCACCATGTCGATCCTGACGCCCGAGCTCGACGCCCTGCCTTATGACGAGGGCATGAAGTGGCGGATCAAGCAGGGGATGCCGCCGCTGGGCGTCGAGCTGAAGCTGAAGAACTATGCCGGCCAGGAGATGCCGCACGACGGCACGACCTACGGCCGTCTGATGATCAAGGGCCCGACCATCGCCCGCGCCTATTTCCGCGACGAGGGCGGCGACATCCTGGACCACGAGGGCTTCTTCGACACCGGCGACGTCTCGACGATCGACGAGCACGGCTTCATGCAGATCACCGACCGGGCCAAGGACGTGATCAAGTCCGGTGGCGAATGGATCAGCTCGATCGAGATCGAGAACATCGCCGTGGGCCATCCCAGGGTCGAACTGGCGGCCGTCATCGGCGCGGCCCATCCGAAATGGGACGAGCGGCCGGTGCTGATCATCAAATTGAAGCCCGGCGAGACCCAGGACAAGCAGGAGCACCTGGACTTCCTGGTCGGCAAGATCGCCAAATGGTGGATGCCCGACGATGTCGTCTTCGTCGACGACATCCCGCTGGGGGCCACGGGCAAGATCGACAAGAAGAACCTGCGCGAGCAGCTGAAGGATTATCGGCTGCCGACCTCGGTCGAGCCGGCGCGGGTCTGA
- a CDS encoding class I SAM-dependent methyltransferase has protein sequence MIYKAPEKGMPMLQDHQNFDVDEAFEVGLSETGNLWQRLGVKPDFTGLDVMEVGSGLGFLTADIALAGAKSVLGIDTWEPRVEWGTKKLAQRFPQLTNARFDSTPTNDMAGEARFDVIVSQNTFEHIADIDSVLNSFRRLLRPGGRAYIGFSPMYHSPFGDHGELRARVRLPWLHLIAGRKRVIAAYNKANGENVTTLIECGFNALKPADFRRAFLRSGLVVESLRVNPTEGGLKQRIMDAFALISKIPGLEPYFATGMYVVLRKP, from the coding sequence ATGATTTACAAGGCTCCCGAAAAGGGAATGCCCATGCTTCAAGACCACCAGAACTTTGACGTCGACGAGGCGTTCGAAGTCGGCCTGTCAGAAACCGGTAACTTGTGGCAGCGCCTGGGCGTGAAGCCCGACTTCACGGGACTCGATGTGATGGAGGTCGGCTCCGGTCTCGGCTTCCTGACCGCCGATATTGCCCTGGCGGGTGCCAAAAGCGTTCTGGGTATCGATACCTGGGAACCGCGCGTGGAGTGGGGCACAAAGAAGCTGGCCCAGCGCTTCCCGCAGCTGACCAACGCCCGGTTCGACTCCACACCAACCAACGACATGGCCGGTGAGGCGCGTTTCGATGTCATCGTCTCGCAGAACACCTTCGAGCATATTGCCGATATCGACAGTGTGCTGAACTCTTTCCGTCGCCTGCTGCGCCCGGGCGGCAGAGCCTATATCGGCTTTTCCCCGATGTATCACAGCCCGTTCGGCGACCACGGCGAACTGCGTGCGAGAGTGCGCCTGCCCTGGCTGCATCTGATTGCAGGCCGCAAGCGCGTGATCGCGGCCTATAACAAGGCCAATGGCGAGAACGTCACGACACTTATCGAATGCGGCTTCAACGCCTTGAAGCCAGCAGACTTTCGCCGCGCCTTCCTCAGGTCGGGCCTCGTCGTTGAAAGCCTGCGCGTCAATCCGACAGAGGGCGGGCTCAAACAGCGCATCATGGACGCCTTTGCCCTGATCTCGAAGATCCCGGGGCTGGAGCCCTACTTCGCAACCGGCATGTACGTGGTCCTGCGCAAGCCATAG
- the queE gene encoding 7-carboxy-7-deazaguanine synthase produces MTYAVKETFLTVQGEGGQAGRPAVFLRFAGCNLWSGREQDRATAVCSFCDTEFVGTDGDGGGRFPDAEVLADHVASLWIGRGGHPKLVVCTGGEPLLQLDGALIAALHARGLDIAVETNGTLPVPEGIDWVCVSPKAAAPVVQISGAELKLVYPQPLAMPDRFEDLDFERFWLQPMDGPDQTANTAAALDYCLRHPKWRLSIQTHKYIGVR; encoded by the coding sequence ATGACCTATGCGGTCAAGGAAACCTTCCTGACGGTGCAGGGCGAGGGCGGTCAGGCGGGGCGCCCGGCGGTCTTCCTGCGGTTCGCCGGGTGCAATCTGTGGAGCGGGCGCGAACAGGACCGGGCCACGGCCGTTTGCTCGTTCTGCGACACCGAGTTCGTCGGGACCGACGGTGACGGGGGCGGGCGATTTCCGGACGCGGAGGTGCTGGCGGACCATGTCGCTTCCCTGTGGATCGGTCGGGGCGGGCATCCGAAACTGGTCGTCTGCACGGGTGGCGAGCCGCTGCTGCAACTGGACGGGGCCTTGATCGCCGCCCTTCACGCCCGCGGCCTTGACATCGCGGTCGAGACCAACGGCACCCTGCCGGTGCCTGAGGGGATCGACTGGGTCTGCGTCAGCCCGAAGGCCGCGGCCCCGGTGGTGCAGATTTCAGGGGCCGAGTTGAAACTGGTCTATCCTCAGCCGCTGGCAATGCCGGACCGGTTCGAGGACCTGGATTTCGAGCGCTTCTGGCTGCAGCCGATGGACGGACCCGATCAGACGGCCAATACGGCGGCGGCCCTGGACTACTGCCTGCGCCATCCGAAATGGCGCCTCAGCATCCAGACCCACAAGTACATCGGAGTCCGTTGA
- a CDS encoding sulfotransferase: MSRLASTIGAISVALIAAERYARVNPADPGPRLAYGQMLALHGRVQAACNVGRALTIEQPNNSAGWHFLGTCLAQVGDIEASNAALRQAMSLHTDASAMAWSWQALAESKTFAAGDPDLQSMLDLLQRLPNGPAGEEARSVLKYALGKAWDNLGEIDRAFAAYSEGAAVMQRLRGYQAADTDAFVDQVIQGWTADFAARLPVVETRSNRPIFVFGLPRSGTTLIEQILVSHADVTDGAEINYFSTAAMPIQGFTPAAVSAFAASNGARGFEAIGRAYLTMLDERFGPDGRIVDKTLNHSRYLGLIRHILPDARFIWLKRSAGAVAWSCFRTRFSQGVDWSWSQEDMGRYFRGEDRLREHWTEQLGDAVLTLPYDELVGDIEPWIDRIIQHVGLPPQAGLSDFHKTRRAVTTASFAQVRKPLYTSSRDAWRRYESHLEPFFKAYQG; this comes from the coding sequence GTGTCACGGCTCGCGTCGACCATCGGGGCCATTTCCGTCGCCCTGATTGCGGCCGAGCGCTACGCACGGGTCAATCCGGCTGATCCAGGCCCTCGGCTGGCCTACGGCCAGATGCTGGCGCTCCACGGGCGCGTCCAGGCTGCCTGCAACGTTGGTCGCGCCCTGACGATCGAGCAACCGAACAACTCTGCCGGATGGCATTTCCTGGGGACCTGCCTGGCGCAGGTCGGCGATATCGAGGCGTCGAATGCTGCGCTTCGACAGGCCATGTCGCTGCACACCGATGCCTCGGCGATGGCCTGGTCCTGGCAGGCGCTGGCCGAGTCCAAGACGTTCGCGGCCGGCGACCCCGACCTGCAGTCGATGCTCGACCTGCTGCAGCGGCTCCCGAATGGACCGGCGGGCGAGGAAGCGCGCAGCGTGCTGAAATATGCACTGGGCAAGGCCTGGGATAATCTCGGCGAAATCGACAGAGCCTTTGCTGCCTATTCGGAAGGCGCTGCGGTCATGCAGAGACTTCGGGGCTACCAGGCGGCAGACACGGACGCCTTTGTTGATCAGGTGATCCAGGGCTGGACCGCTGATTTCGCAGCCCGGCTGCCCGTCGTGGAGACTCGCTCGAACAGGCCGATCTTTGTGTTCGGCCTGCCGCGATCCGGCACCACCTTGATCGAGCAGATTCTGGTCAGCCACGCTGACGTGACCGACGGTGCCGAGATCAATTATTTCAGTACGGCGGCCATGCCCATCCAGGGCTTCACCCCCGCGGCGGTGTCGGCATTCGCGGCCTCAAATGGTGCCAGGGGATTCGAAGCGATCGGTCGGGCCTATCTGACGATGCTCGACGAGCGATTTGGGCCCGATGGCCGGATCGTGGACAAGACACTGAACCACAGCCGCTATCTGGGCCTGATCCGCCACATTCTGCCCGATGCGCGCTTTATCTGGCTGAAACGGTCTGCCGGCGCTGTGGCCTGGTCCTGCTTCCGCACACGCTTTTCGCAGGGAGTCGACTGGAGCTGGTCGCAGGAGGATATGGGTCGCTATTTCCGGGGCGAGGACCGCTTACGCGAGCATTGGACGGAGCAGTTGGGCGACGCCGTCCTGACGCTGCCCTACGATGAGTTGGTCGGTGACATCGAGCCGTGGATCGACCGGATCATTCAGCACGTCGGTCTGCCGCCCCAGGCCGGGCTCAGCGACTTCCACAAGACCAGGCGCGCCGTAACGACCGCCAGTTTCGCCCAGGTCCGGAAACCGCTCTACACCAGTTCGCGGGACGCATGGCGGCGCTACGAGAGCCACCTGGAGCCGTTCTTCAAGGCCTATCAAGGCTGA
- a CDS encoding DnaJ C-terminal domain-containing protein has product MNPSDQTLNEAFAVLGLHGPTDQTEVARAFRLAVKGARPDLPGGDADRFRRVIAAYRLIQDRGGGHPALAAPTTRPVALPVVGLTPLQAIQGGDATVRLGMRSLRVHAPAGMRTGEHLRLKNAADDGSDLYLPVLIRPSDGLAVLGDDLHMRWGATPRVLADGGRLEIETHAGTRSAWLTPGLQSPVRLRLRDLGLPARGSHRTGHLFVTLFASEVAPSAAEDMLARFTRVWTPDRLAA; this is encoded by the coding sequence ATGAACCCATCCGACCAGACCCTGAACGAAGCCTTCGCCGTCCTCGGGCTGCACGGCCCGACCGACCAGACCGAGGTGGCGCGGGCCTTCCGCCTGGCCGTCAAGGGGGCTCGGCCCGACCTGCCCGGCGGCGATGCGGACCGTTTTCGCCGCGTCATCGCCGCCTATCGCCTGATCCAGGATCGGGGGGGCGGGCACCCCGCCCTCGCCGCGCCGACGACGCGTCCTGTCGCCCTGCCGGTCGTTGGCCTGACGCCGCTTCAGGCCATCCAGGGCGGCGATGCCACCGTCCGCCTCGGCATGCGATCGTTGCGGGTGCACGCGCCGGCCGGGATGCGCACCGGGGAACATCTTCGACTGAAGAATGCCGCCGACGACGGGTCAGACCTGTACCTTCCCGTCCTGATCCGGCCGAGCGATGGCCTCGCCGTCCTGGGCGACGATCTGCACATGCGCTGGGGGGCCACACCGCGCGTGCTGGCCGACGGAGGCCGCCTCGAGATCGAGACCCACGCCGGGACGCGCTCCGCCTGGCTGACCCCCGGCCTGCAATCGCCCGTCCGCCTGCGCCTGCGCGATCTCGGCCTGCCCGCGCGCGGCTCGCACAGGACCGGACACCTGTTCGTCACCCTGTTCGCCAGCGAGGTCGCGCCCTCGGCCGCCGAAGACATGCTGGCCCGCTTCACCCGGGTCTGGACGCCGGACCGTTTGGCGGCCTAA
- a CDS encoding MBL fold metallo-hydrolase, with protein MSVLQAIPFVRAFDFRYGRADQVSPLIQRVICNNPGPFTFTGTGTYIVGHSRPGSSVAVIDPGPLDAAHLDALTQAVAGRTVSHILVTHTHRDHSPLARPFAGRLGAPILAARPPAQDTHASGPLDEEEDAAFSPDTVLTGGEAIAGEGWTLRALFTPGHASNHMAFALEDENALFCGDHVMGWSTTVVAPPDGDMGDYMRSLERVIAADFSTLWPTHGAPVTEPAPFLAAYRQHRLDREAQIMSRLLAGDHTIAAMVPVLYAAVDQRLWAAAGLSVWAHLIKLVRDRRVIADGEPTLAATYRPA; from the coding sequence ATGTCCGTGCTTCAGGCCATTCCCTTCGTCCGCGCCTTCGATTTCCGGTATGGCCGCGCCGATCAGGTCTCGCCCCTGATCCAGAGGGTCATCTGCAACAACCCCGGCCCGTTCACCTTCACCGGCACCGGCACCTATATCGTCGGCCATTCCCGGCCTGGATCGTCCGTCGCGGTCATCGACCCCGGCCCGCTCGATGCTGCACATCTGGACGCCCTGACACAGGCCGTCGCGGGCCGGACGGTCAGCCATATCCTGGTGACCCACACCCACCGCGACCATTCTCCCCTCGCCCGCCCGTTCGCCGGACGCCTCGGAGCACCGATCCTGGCCGCGCGCCCGCCCGCGCAGGACACGCATGCGTCGGGTCCCCTCGACGAGGAGGAGGACGCCGCGTTTTCACCCGATACGGTCCTGACGGGGGGCGAGGCGATCGCCGGCGAAGGCTGGACCCTTCGCGCCCTTTTCACACCGGGTCATGCGTCCAACCACATGGCCTTCGCCCTGGAAGACGAGAACGCCCTGTTCTGCGGCGACCACGTCATGGGCTGGTCCACCACTGTGGTCGCCCCGCCCGACGGCGACATGGGCGACTACATGCGCAGCCTGGAGCGGGTGATCGCGGCCGATTTCTCGACCCTGTGGCCCACGCACGGCGCGCCGGTGACCGAGCCCGCGCCCTTCCTCGCTGCCTATCGCCAGCATCGCCTGGATCGCGAGGCCCAGATCATGAGCCGCCTCCTGGCCGGGGATCATACCATCGCGGCGATGGTTCCGGTTCTGTATGCCGCCGTGGACCAGCGCCTGTGGGCCGCAGCCGGCCTGTCGGTCTGGGCGCACCTGATCAAGCTGGTGAGGGACCGGCGCGTCATCGCCGACGGCGAACCGACGCTTGCGGCGACCTATCGACCGGCCTGA
- a CDS encoding DUF1499 domain-containing protein, with amino-acid sequence MAGRSPVRGLMAVRAAVAAALAGPLVVLVAVLLVASGVIPVSIGLDLLALKVGPGLSVLAVVIALVALPGAFRSFARLGLIALATLVVAVGGAGAFLWRVQAMAAVGPLDVTTDPGDPPGVPDAVGPGVACPGVSAPMTQSAEGAAGWAMQQAGFRITDASLFQIRGERTGTFFGLRHEAVIRIRPGRTDVRVVARYDRADGGETCRLAGALVAALQAGR; translated from the coding sequence GTGGCCGGACGGAGTCCGGTGCGCGGCCTGATGGCCGTCCGTGCCGCCGTCGCGGCCGCTCTGGCCGGCCCCCTCGTGGTGCTGGTCGCGGTGCTGCTGGTGGCCAGCGGTGTGATCCCGGTGAGCATCGGGCTCGACCTCCTTGCCTTGAAGGTCGGTCCGGGTCTGAGCGTGCTGGCGGTGGTCATCGCTCTGGTCGCGCTTCCGGGCGCGTTCCGGAGCTTCGCGCGCCTGGGCCTGATCGCCCTCGCGACGCTGGTCGTCGCCGTCGGCGGGGCGGGCGCGTTTCTCTGGCGGGTACAGGCCATGGCGGCCGTCGGTCCTCTGGACGTCACGACCGATCCGGGCGATCCACCGGGCGTCCCGGACGCCGTCGGCCCCGGCGTCGCCTGCCCGGGCGTGTCCGCGCCCATGACCCAGTCTGCGGAGGGCGCGGCGGGCTGGGCCATGCAACAGGCCGGTTTCCGCATCACCGACGCCAGCCTGTTCCAGATCAGGGGCGAGCGCACCGGGACCTTCTTCGGCCTGCGGCATGAGGCGGTCATCCGCATCCGTCCGGGCCGGACCGATGTCCGGGTCGTGGCCCGCTATGACCGCGCCGACGGCGGCGAGACCTGTCGGCTGGCGGGCGCGCTGGTCGCTGCGCTTCAGGCCGGTCGATAG
- the pdxH gene encoding pyridoxamine 5'-phosphate oxidase: MTSAVIPPSPSREEYARDYAAALAANGDETIFDRAEPIGLMIDWLAQARAHEPNDPNAMGLSTVDADGAPDSRMVLLKDVDARGLTFYSNRESAKGLQLQDRPRAALLFHWKSLRRQVRIRGAVEPVSTEEADAYFASRARESRIGAWASDQSRPLAGRSELEAAVARETARFEGTDVPRPGHWTGWRVVPDVVEFWRDRPFRLHDRLRFIRAGDDWTRARLQP; this comes from the coding sequence ATGACCAGCGCCGTGATCCCGCCCAGCCCGTCCCGCGAGGAGTATGCCCGCGACTATGCCGCCGCTCTTGCGGCCAACGGAGACGAGACGATCTTCGATCGGGCGGAGCCGATCGGGCTGATGATCGACTGGCTGGCCCAGGCCCGGGCACATGAGCCGAATGACCCCAATGCCATGGGCCTGTCCACGGTGGATGCCGATGGCGCGCCGGACAGTCGGATGGTCTTGCTCAAGGACGTCGATGCACGGGGATTGACCTTCTATTCCAATCGCGAGAGCGCCAAGGGGCTTCAGCTCCAGGACCGGCCGCGTGCGGCGCTGCTGTTTCACTGGAAGTCGCTGCGACGCCAGGTGCGGATACGCGGCGCGGTCGAGCCGGTCAGTACCGAGGAGGCCGATGCCTATTTCGCCAGCCGGGCGCGTGAAAGCCGGATCGGTGCCTGGGCTTCGGACCAGTCACGGCCACTGGCCGGGCGCTCCGAACTGGAAGCTGCGGTCGCGCGCGAGACGGCGCGGTTCGAGGGCACGGACGTGCCCCGGCCCGGGCACTGGACGGGATGGCGCGTGGTGCCGGATGTCGTCGAGTTCTGGAGGGACCGGCCATTCCGTCTTCACGATCGCCTGCGCTTCATCCGGGCTGGCGATGACTGGACGCGCGCCCGGCTTCAGCCCTGA
- the aroC gene encoding chorismate synthase, protein MSHNTFGHLFRVTTWGESHGPAIGCVVDGCPPRIPLSEADLQPWLDRRKPGGSRFVTQRKESDTARILSGVFDDGDGPVTTGTPIAIHIDNEDARSKDYGEIARAFRPGHADMTYQAKYGVRDHRGGGRSSARETASRVAAGAVARRILGDGIVIRAGIVQLGPHRIAPDSVDFSVVQDNPLFAASAGVVPAWEGWLDGVRKAGSSTGAVVALEVTGIPAGWGAPLYGKLDAELAAAMMSINAVKGVEIGAGFASAELSGEDNADEMRIGPDGGIVFQSNQAGGVLGGISTGQPLTARIAFKPTSSILTPRQTVTRDGTETDLRTIGRHDPCVALRGVPVVEAMAACVLADAMLRHRAQIGPVTIHSPGSD, encoded by the coding sequence ATGTCCCACAACACCTTCGGCCATCTGTTTCGCGTGACGACCTGGGGCGAAAGCCACGGGCCGGCGATCGGCTGCGTCGTTGACGGCTGTCCGCCCCGGATTCCTCTGTCAGAGGCCGATCTGCAGCCCTGGCTGGACAGAAGAAAACCCGGGGGCAGCCGCTTCGTCACGCAGAGGAAGGAAAGCGACACCGCCCGCATCCTGTCCGGGGTTTTCGACGACGGCGACGGGCCCGTGACCACCGGCACACCGATCGCCATCCATATCGACAATGAGGATGCGCGGTCGAAAGACTATGGCGAGATCGCCCGCGCCTTCCGGCCCGGCCATGCCGACATGACCTACCAGGCCAAATATGGCGTGCGGGACCATCGCGGCGGCGGACGGTCCTCGGCGCGCGAGACCGCCAGCCGGGTCGCCGCCGGGGCCGTCGCCCGCCGCATTCTGGGCGACGGCATCGTCATCCGCGCCGGCATCGTCCAGTTGGGTCCGCACAGGATCGCGCCGGACAGCGTTGATTTTTCCGTCGTCCAGGACAACCCGCTGTTCGCCGCCTCCGCCGGGGTCGTGCCCGCGTGGGAAGGCTGGCTGGACGGCGTGCGCAAGGCGGGCTCGTCCACCGGTGCCGTGGTCGCCCTGGAGGTCACCGGTATCCCCGCCGGCTGGGGTGCCCCTCTTTACGGCAAGCTGGACGCCGAACTGGCCGCTGCCATGATGTCGATCAACGCCGTCAAGGGCGTCGAGATCGGGGCCGGCTTCGCCTCCGCCGAACTGTCGGGAGAGGACAATGCCGACGAGATGCGGATCGGTCCGGACGGCGGGATCGTCTTCCAGTCGAACCAGGCGGGTGGCGTGCTCGGCGGCATCTCGACCGGCCAGCCCCTGACCGCCCGCATCGCCTTCAAGCCGACATCCTCGATCCTGACCCCGCGACAGACCGTCACCCGCGACGGCACCGAGACCGACCTGCGGACAATAGGTCGCCACGACCCCTGCGTCGCCCTGCGCGGCGTTCCGGTGGTCGAGGCCATGGCCGCCTGCGTGCTGGCCGACGCCATGCTGAGGCACCGGGCGCAAATCGGTCCGGTCACAATCCATTCACCCGGTTCGGATTAG
- the udk gene encoding uridine kinase gives MTLLIAITGGSGSGKSTLAETVASVLPPGTAVLMREDSYYRDAASLPGFDAATFDFDDVAARDHDLLYEDLCRLKAGKPVTAPVYSFIHHGREPDGEVIPVAPVVIVEGTHILCTPAVADLFDIRVFVDTPSDIRFIRRLLRDQAQRGRTSASVIDQYLRTVRPGHERLTEPSRTRADFVIADATAAVRLDDPQVIVRLAAPLLAHPLLAPLLAHQT, from the coding sequence ATGACCCTTCTCATCGCGATAACCGGCGGCTCGGGCTCGGGCAAGTCGACGCTGGCCGAAACCGTCGCTTCGGTCCTGCCGCCCGGTACCGCCGTGCTGATGCGCGAGGATTCCTACTACCGCGACGCCGCATCCCTGCCCGGCTTCGATGCCGCGACCTTCGATTTCGACGACGTCGCCGCCCGTGACCACGATCTGCTGTACGAGGACCTGTGCCGACTGAAGGCGGGCAAACCCGTCACCGCACCGGTCTATTCCTTCATCCACCACGGACGGGAGCCGGACGGCGAGGTCATCCCGGTCGCGCCCGTCGTGATTGTGGAGGGGACCCATATACTGTGCACGCCCGCGGTGGCGGACCTGTTCGACATCCGCGTGTTCGTCGACACGCCGTCCGACATCCGGTTCATCCGTCGGCTGCTGCGCGATCAGGCCCAGCGAGGCCGTACATCGGCCTCGGTCATCGACCAGTACCTCAGGACGGTACGGCCGGGTCACGAGCGCCTGACAGAGCCATCCCGCACACGGGCCGATTTCGTCATCGCCGATGCCACGGCCGCGGTCCGACTGGACGATCCGCAGGTTATCGTGCGCCTGGCCGCCCCCCTGCTGGCGCATCCCCTGCTGGCACCCCTCCTGGCGCATCAGACCTGA